The Fusarium falciforme chromosome 4, complete sequence genomic interval CCTTGGCTCCAACATCCGAGTTGACTCCCGTGGTCTCGAGGTTATGCGTATCCTCCCCCGATTGAACGACGACGTGAACGAGGAGTGGATCAATGACAAGACTCGATTCGCCTGTGATGGTCTCAAGACCCAGCGTCTGACCATGCCTTTGGTCCGCCGCGAGGGCCGCTTCGAGCCCGCCGACTGGGAGGAGGCTCTGTCCGAGGTTGCCCGAGCCTGGCAGATCAAGAACCCCCAGGGTAACGAGTTCAAGGTTATTGCTGGTGCTCTTACTGAGGTTGAGTCTCTTGTTGTTGCCAAGGACATGGCCAACAAGCTCGGCTCCGAGAACCTCGCCCTGGATACCCCCACTGGCAGCCAGCCCATCGCCCACGGTGTTGACGTCCGATCCAACTTCCTCTTCAATTCCCAGATCTGGGGTATCGAGGAGGCCGATGCCATCCTGATTGTTGGCAGCAACCCCCGACATGAGGCTGCCGTCCTCAACGCCCGTATCCGAAAGCAGTGGCTCCGATCCGACCTTGAGATTGGTGTTGTCGGCGAGACCTGGGACTCCACCTTTGAGTTTGAGCACCTGGGCAACGACCACGCTGCTCTCAAGCAGGCTCTTGCCGGACCCTTCGGTGCTAAGctcaaggctgccaagcGACCCATGATCATCGTGGGCTCTGGTGTTACTGACCACGCTGATGCCAAGGCTTACTACGAGACCGTTGGCGCTTTTGTTGAGAAGCACGCTGACAACTTCCGAACTGAGGAGTGGCAGGGCTACAACGTTCTCCAGCGTGAGGCCTCTCGTGCCGGTGCTTTCGAGGTTGGCTTTACTACCCCCTCCGCCGAGGTTGCCGAGACCAAGCCCAAGTTTGTCTGGCTCCTGGGTGCCGATGAGGTCAACGAGGCCGACATCCCTAAGGACGCTTTCGTTGTCTACCAGGGCCACCACGGTGACAAGGGCGCTCAGATCGCCGATATCATCCTCCCCGGTGCTGCCTATACTGAGAAGGCCGGTACCTACATCAACACCGAGGGCCGAGTCCAGATGACCCGAGCTGCCACCTCTCTGCCTGGTGCTGCCCGAACTGACTGGAAGATCCTCCGAGCTGCCAGCGAGTTCCTGGGCGCTCCCCTTCCCTACGATGACGTTGCCATGGTTCGGGACCGCATGGTTGAGATCAGCCCTGCCCTGGCCGCCTACGATGTTGTTGAGCCTGTCGCCCTCCCTGCCCTGAGCAAGGTTCAGCTTGTGGACCAGAACAAGGGCGCCGCCGCTAGCGGTGCTCCTCTCAAGAAGGTTATCGACAACTTCTATTTCACAGATGTTATCTCGCGAAGGTATGATACATGTCTCTGCACAACTAGCAAAGTCCTCCTGCTGACTCTTTTACCTAGCTCGCCAACAATGGCACGCTGCTCGGCAGCCAAGGCTACGGGTGACCCCCGGACAAACTTTATGGCCCCCGGAATGGAGGAGGATAGGCCCATGGGCCAGGTCGAGTATGGGGCATAAGGCGGCGGAAGCTGTAAAAGAATAGAAAGATTTTGCTGTTTTTGCGTCTCGGAAGTTAGTAACTAGTGTTTGTACATATAGGACGTCGGGCTGGAGGGCAGAGAGAGGTAAATGAGTTGAGTACCTGTTTCCCTCGCCGCGACGTAGAAGGTTCAAGACACATTTTCTATGTtacttctttctcttccggTTGGGATTTGGCAGAAACATGTCCTGGTACTTTTTCTTTGTAGGCGTGATGTTAGGCGACGTCTTCACTTTGCTGTCCCCAGCCTTTGTAGGCGTAGTGCTGTTTGGAAAGCCGGACCCATGAGTCGATTCCTACTCGGCCGCACGCGCCTGGCTTTCCCTTGTCTGCTCAGCCCTGatctcagcctcgagctcttcACGTCGCTTGGCAAGGTCGATCTCGCGCGTCTCTGCTAGATCCGCCGCGAAGCCCGCAAAGTCGAGGAGCTGAATGGCCTGGCGCTCGCGCACCGGCCGGTTCTGGTTCATAAAGTTGGGCTTGGGGATGGTCTTGATCTCGACGTCGGCACCGGGGAGTGGCTCAGCCTCCATGTTGGCGATCATACCGTGGAGGATCCCAGGGCGAGGAGCGTCTGGAGGCGTCTGACCCGTCCTTTGCCCAAGGGCCTCGAGACGACGGCCCTCCTGCTTGATGCGCTCGCGCTCGCGAACGCAGAGGTCGAGGAAGTTGTCGCGGTTAGCCACGGCGTGAGCATCCATAGCCTGGAGCTTCCTCTGGAGGCCATCGAGCTTCGTGGCGTCGGCGGGGTCGACAAAGGTCTCGGACTCGGGGATGGGGGCGAAGAGCCCCGCGGTGAAGTTGCCCAGGTTTGAGATGATGGGGTGGCCCTTTGGATCTGGGACGTCGTCGAGCTCGGAGGCGCCAGGATCGGGACgctgaggctgagcagcCATTGTTTGCTTGGCTTTTTTTGGTGGGATCGGCCGGGTGGAATTTGGAAGAGGGCGTAGACCCCGCGTTATGGTCGAGGTTGCTCGGCGCGGCCAAGCGCTGTATAGCGTTGCAGTTTGTGCATGTGATGATGTATGACTGGTGATGAAGGAGTTGAGTGAAGTACCTGCATAAGCTTTCAAGGGGATGAGGCTGAGCAAGCTCAGGACGTGAGGTAAGGATATACACTGTAATAAACCAATGGATTAGTGACTATAGGCACAGAAGTGGGCACGATACTGAAGCAAAGTTCCGCGCCCAGCACTACAAATGGTATAACAGCCAAGCAGACCTCTTGGCTTGATTTTTGGATGTTTAACCTTTTGACAAAGATTTTTGTTCGAATTCGCCGTTCTTTTTTGTCTTTTGCATTGCGTATGTTCTCTTCTATCTTGTTCAATGCCTTGCAGGCCCTGCCTCGCCTCTACTCCAAGAGAGATGCTCGAATCTCTTTCTTGACCCGGAGCCAACCTTCTTCTATATTAACCCCATTCGAGCATCAACGGCGCTACTATCACCGACGACATTGACAGTTAGATAGGTACTTGACAGGAAGCAGGTAGACATGTCCAATCATGCTGGTTCCAAGCTTCTCTTGCCAATTAGGGGGTAGAAACCTCGATATCCAATATCTGAGGAGGCATCAAGCACCTATCCTCTTCATCGACCCAAGTCCGCTCTTCAGGGACCAGAGCCTGGGAGACTCGCAGGCTGGCCACGACTTGGTAGGACTTTCCGGACGTATTCCCTTGCAAGCCTCAGAGCTGCCCTCACCAAATCCTCTAACCGTCGATCCTTGCGCTTCCTCATCCATAGTAACACGATGGCCAAGATGATGAAATCTGCAAACAGATGCTTCACCACCAACCAGGCGAACCACTTGGCCCATGCCGGGAAGCTGCGCTCCTTCTTCGCCCGCCACTCCCGGCCTGTCGTTATCTGCTCCCGTAGCGCGGCCACCTCGGCTGACATGGTCGTCAAGGCTCGTTCCACCCTTCGCTGCCACCGACCTCCACGTTGActgccttcttgtccttcttccatCTCGTCCTCGAGGTCCAGCTGCCGCTGTGATCTCAATTCCGCCTCGTCGTATTCGCTCATCGGGCTGATGACCTTCATGGGGCCTTCGGCTTCGCTCGGGGGGTCGGCATAGTGCTGTTGTGATGCGCCGCCTGATCGGTTCGCTCTCGGTGATGACATGGACGAGCTGGGGCTGTTGTGTTTGATCTGATTCCAGACGAATTCGAGCTCGGCGACGAGTTCCTTGGCGTCTCTGGAAGGGTGTCAGTGAATTCGGCTCTTCTGCAGGTCGTGCCGAAGGCGAAGGGGGTCTTACGGCGTCGTCGCATAGCGATGCATCGTATCTATCAGGGCCTCGACATATCTCCTCTTAGACTCTGTCCGGCTCAGGCCCTTTTGCAGATTCCACGCATCCCACTTGTCCTTTTCGCGCTGCAGGTCATCAGGAGCCATCCCTGAGGCAGCATTCGGACGCTCCATGACGCCGTCCACGTCGCCCTCCATCGCTTGCTTGTAGAGTCCATAGAGCCGGAGCCGATCGTTCGGTGGCGGCCGTGACGCGCCCGTCTTGGGTATCTTCTTTACTGTGTTGAGGGCGTGCACAAACACGCGATCTGTAGCCATCACGTCAGCCATCGCGAACCATCAACCTCCGCGCCATCGGTGCCCCGGATTTCGGAGAGGCAAAAAAGCAACCCCAGGAATTAGCAAAGCAATGACGTACCCACTGAATCCGCCATCTTCTTTATAGAAGGCGGCTCGCGGCTCGCCGACTGCGACCTCGTGAAGGCGTGGCAGGTGTAGAGGGC includes:
- a CDS encoding NADH-ubiquinone oxidoreductase 78 kDa subunit, mitochondrial gives rise to the protein MLRHTIARSAWRTSRRAANVSRAFATTSQRPAEVELTIDGKKVSIEAGSALIQACEKAGVTVPRYCYHEKLMIAGNCRMCLVEVERAPKPVASCAWPVQPGMVVKTNSPLTHKAREGVMEFLLANHPLDCPICDQGGECDLQDQSMRYGADRGRFHEIGGKRAVEDKNIGPLIKTSMNRCIHCTRCVRFANDIAGAPELGSTGRGNDLQIGTYLEKNLDSELSGNVIDLCPVGALTSKPYAFRARPWELKHTESIDVLDGLGSNIRVDSRGLEVMRILPRLNDDVNEEWINDKTRFACDGLKTQRLTMPLVRREGRFEPADWEEALSEVARAWQIKNPQGNEFKVIAGALTEVESLVVAKDMANKLGSENLALDTPTGSQPIAHGVDVRSNFLFNSQIWGIEEADAILIVGSNPRHEAAVLNARIRKQWLRSDLEIGVVGETWDSTFEFEHLGNDHAALKQALAGPFGAKLKAAKRPMIIVGSGVTDHADAKAYYETVGAFVEKHADNFRTEEWQGYNVLQREASRAGAFEVGFTTPSAEVAETKPKFVWLLGADEVNEADIPKDAFVVYQGHHGDKGAQIADIILPGAAYTEKAGTYINTEGRVQMTRAATSLPGAARTDWKILRAASEFLGAPLPYDDVAMVRDRMVEISPALAAYDVVEPVALPALSKVQLVDQNKGAAASGAPLKKVIDNFYFTDVISRSSPTMARCSAAKATGDPRTNFMAPGMEEDRPMGQVEYGA
- a CDS encoding ACB domain-containing protein, with product MADVMATDRVFVHALNTVKKIPKTGASRPPPNDRLRLYGLYKQAMEGDVDGVMERPNAASGMAPDDLQREKDKWDAWNLQKGLSRTESKRRYVEALIDTMHRYATTPDAKELVAELEFVWNQIKHNSPSSSMSSPRANRSGGASQQHYADPPSEAEGPMKVISPMSEYDEAELRSQRQLDLEDEMEEGQEGSQRGGRWQRRVERALTTMSAEVAALREQITTGREWRAKKERSFPAWAKWFAWLVVKHLFADFIILAIVLLWMRKRKDRRLEDLVRAALRLAREYVRKVLPSRGQPASLPGSGP